One Malus sylvestris chromosome 14, drMalSylv7.2, whole genome shotgun sequence DNA segment encodes these proteins:
- the LOC126600421 gene encoding uncharacterized protein LOC126600421 encodes MGRNAKRVDTAFNLYANASSGLIEPEGIERLCSDIEVDHTDVRMLMLAWKMKAEKQGYFTLEEWQEGFKTLKINKVNKLNNALAELEKTVKGEPSDFMDFFSYAFRYCLTEEKQKGIDLDMMCELLNIVLGCQYPAQVELFTQYLKIQSDYKVISMDQWMGFYRFCDSISFPDLSNYDPELAWPSILDDFVEWIREKQT; translated from the coding sequence ATGGGCCGCAACGCCAAACGGGTTGATACCGCCTTTAATTTATACGCGAATGCGTCTTCTGGTTTGATCGAGCCAGAGGGGATCGAACGTCTTTGTTCAGATATCGAAGTTGATCACACAGACGTAAGGATGTTGATGCTTGCATGGAAGATGAAAGCCGAAAAACAGGGATACTTTACCCTAGAAGAATGGCAAGAAGGATTTAAAACCCTAAAGataaacaaagtaaataaattaaacaatgCACTTGCAGAGCTGGAGAAAACGGTCAAGGGGGAGCCATCAGACTTCATGGATTTCTTTTCCTATGCATTCAGATATTGCTTGACGGAGGAGAAACAGAAGGGCATAGATCTAGACATGATGTGCGAGTTGTTAAATATTGTTTTGGGATGCCAATATCCAGCGCAGGTTGAGTTATTTACTCAGTATCTGAAGATTCAGAGTGATTACAAAGTCATAAGCATGGATCAGTGGATGGGTTTTTACCGGTTTTGCGATTCGATAAGTTTTCCAGATCTCAGCAACTACGATCCTGAACTTGCATGGCCTTCGATCCTTGACGATTTTGTTGAATGGATACGAGAAAAGCAGACCTAG